The genomic DNA AAATCCAATTCctctatttttgattttacttttaagtaGTTAATGTTCTGCTTCTACAAACTGATATTCTGATCCAGCAGAcagcactgaacttttttatgttttaacacaGATGATTAATCTCTTCCTTCCAGAATTAAAATCATCTAAATTTGTGGGAACTCTTGTGTCTTTTCTGATCCCCTACAATACATGCTTGGATAATTTTAATGAGCATTTCATTCAGCTGGCAGGAAGAGCATCACATAAATAAGAtgtattttcttacatttttacattatctGCAAGTAAACTTTGTATTAAGAAGACTCCCCATTAATTACAGTAACACGCTaattattcacaaaaaatatttaaatttccctttttaaaatttttgttgttgttatcaAATTAAGTATTAATTAAAGCACTGCTTTAGAGCAGACaaggttttcttttgttggggCCAAAGTTTGGAATGCTTGACAGGATCTTTTGAAAAGCTgtactaataaaatattatttaaaaaatatatttgtaaagaaaaaaacttaaggaATATGTGATGTGTAGTTAGTGTGTGGAGACAGACACTAAAAGCCATCTAGgattgtcttttgtttttctttttaagatggGATATAGAGGCGGAAATATTCTCACGGCTCCTTTCCTGTTAATATGTGGATTTAAGCTGTGAACTGAATATGTTAATCTAATGCACTCTTCATGAAAggaacaaatacataaaataaaattggttactgataaaatatttataaggacagaaggaaaaaagcagaaattttagaagttttgtttttttataacctGATGTTTTATGTATATTGCTATTCTACTTGCagtgtgtttattttgttaacctctttaaaaaaattaaatatttaccttttttgcAAATTAATATACTATTAAAACAGAAGTCTTgttgaaaatgtgtcaaataaacGGTCtctatgctttaaaaaatgtgtattaaacAGTTATGGTGTTAATCCAAGcctttttagattattttatagGTTTTATTGTGATCTACATAATAAAttcaacctatttttttttctttatgcaatatattttttgttaattaggTAGAACTTTCTTTTAGTTAATATTCACTAAATAGAAGCTCCTTGCTGCTGGGGAGGCTTGGTTTCACTATCTTCACACTGAATCTCAACAACCAGGTGCTTTTTTCCACACGTTTCTATGAAAAGCTTAAAGGCAAAAATCCACGTCCTTGGAAGTTCAGATAGCTAAAGGCAGATCGGCTTTATATAGAGCAGCAGCACAGCTGAGGAGGCACCACATTTCAGGAAGCAGCCATGAAGTTCTTCATTCTCCTGGCCCTTTGTGCTGCAGCATGTAAGCTTCTAAATGCAGTTCTGCATGATTTTAGAGGACCTCTAAACTGTGGAGCTTTGGTTTGCAGATGCTGCTCCTCTTGAGGATGACAAGATCGTTGGGGGTTACGAGTGCAGGAAGAACTCTGTGTCCTACCAGGTGTCTCTGAATGTGGGCTACCACTTCTGTGGAGGCTCCCTGATCTCCAGCACCTGGGTGGTGTCCGCTGCCCACTGCTACCAAAAGTAAGTGTTTAAATTAGTGTTTCTTCTCTCTAATGTGAGAGGTTGTGCGCCCATGTCTGTTGTCTGCCTCAGTCGTATCCAGGTGCGTCTCGGTGAGCACAACATTGCTGTGAGTGAGGGAACCGAGCAGTTNNNNNNNNNNNNNNNNNNNNNNNNNNNNNNNNNNNNNNNNNNNNNNNNNNNNNNNNNNNNNNNNNNNNNNNNNNNNNNNNNNNNNNNNNNNNNNNNNNNNNNNNNNNNNNNNNNNNNNNNNNNNNNNNNNNNNNNNNNNNNNNNNNNNNNNNNNNNNNNNNNNNNNNNNNNNNNNNNNNNNNNNNNNNNNNNNNNNNNNNNNNNNNNNNNNNNNNNNNNNNNNNNNNNNNNNNNNNNNNNNNNNNNNNNNNNNNNNNNNNNNNNNNNNNNNNNNNNNTTGTCTGCCTCAGTCGTATCCAGGTGCGTCTCGGTGAGCACAACATTGCTGTGAGTGAGGGAACCGAGCAGTTCATCGACTCCTCCAAGATCATCCGTCACCCCAACTACAACAGCTGGAACCTGGACAACGACATCATGCTGATCAAGCTGAGCTCGCCCGCCAGCCTGAACAGCTATGTGAGCACCGTGTCTCTGCCCTCCAGCTGTGCTCCTGCCGGCACCTCCTGCCTGATCTCTGGATGGGGAAACACCAGCGGCAGTGGAAGTTAGTCAAACGCCCACATTTTCTCTGTAAACTCTTCAACAATATGAAAGCTCAAAGTTTGAGTGCTTTTTAGGCAACTACCCTGACCGCCTGATGTGCCTGGATGCCCCCATCCTGAGTGACACCAGCTGCAGAAACTCCTACCCCGGTGAGATCACCTCCAACATGTTCTGTGCCGGATTCCTGGAGGGAGGAAAGGATTCCTGCCAGGTATGAGCCAAAGCAGAAGCAGCAGTTTCAGCCTCAGAGCTATCGAACTCACCTCTCTTGTGTGCTTCAGGGTGATTCCGGTGGCCCCGTGGTGTGCAACAACCAGCTGCAAGGTATCGTGTCCTGGGGTTACGGCTGTGCCCTGAAGGACAGACCCGGAGTCTACACCAAGGTCTGCAACTACAACACCTGGATCCGCGACACCATGTCTGCCAACTAAAGTCACTTTGgaaactctaaattttttgtcaaaataaagagcttaagGAACAACTAAAATCTTTTGACCTCTTGACCTacatttttgtggtattttagtTTCCTTCCCCCAAAGGAATCAACCCTTAGGCCATATCTGAAGTACTCCCTACTCAAAGCCACACACTAACACGAAGACAACACGTTGATACAAAAGTCCATTTTAATATTGAAAACAAACAGTTGCATAAACTTACATAAAACAAAGCAAGGCAACCACCAGGAAACATGTCTGTTTTATGCTTCTACAAACCTGAAAACCAAAGCTGGAATGTAACTGGACATTTTTATCAATACAAATCAGCCAGGACAAGAAAGTGCAGACGATGTTTACTTCAAAACTAGGAAGAAAACATCTGTGACTTTGAGCTAAATAAGGTAGAATGAACATCTGCATTTGTTAGCAGATAACTGTTGAAATCACGTGGGTCACTTCATGAACTTACGATCCATATTTGTCTAAAAAGTACGAGAACATGATTGTTCTGTGTGTTTAAGCTAGGAGGAAAGGCGGAGCTTAAGTCAGTCTTAGTCTGCACACATGCAGATCACTGGTCTCTGTTACATTCATCGTTTCATCATCACATCTGGCTTAATGTCCTGAACACAGATCAAATCAAGGACATTCGTGACTCTAATCAAACGTGCATCTTTTCACTTCAGAAACTTGATATGAATGGGGCGCTTCTCCTTTACATCCTGACTTTCAGTGAAGCATCTGCACTAATGGAATCTGTAAACTATGCTTACATCGACTGTGTTTCTACACCTGACCTCTGGCATGCTGTAAATAATGATGGTAAAGGTCTGACACTTCCTGAAAAACTGCCGTGCACATGGCACAGCGCACCTCAGATGACGACTCCTTAGCTTTGCCTCTTTTCTCAGCCAACAGTCTTTTCacgttttttaaagacccaaacGGTTTCTTGGGGGATTTTTTACTAATTGGGCCAGGACCAGTTTCTTTATTATTGGTAGGACCCTGAGACGAATGACCCAAATCCAGACTTGGACTCTGGCCAAAGGAAACTACCGGAACCAGTGGCGACCGTTCAGGGTCTGGATATTTGTGGGAGCGGCTCAGAGGAGAGCCGTTTCTGTCCTCTGAATGGGGTGAAGAAAGGCCGTGTATGTTGGAGGAGTTGAGGATTTTCCCGTTGGACGGCGGGCTGTTGTCATCTATCAACAAGTCGAAGTGGGAGCCCTTGTGCGCCTCCTGCTCCGAGGAGTGGCAGAGCTGGTGGCTGAAGAGCAGGTCCAGAGTCTTAAAGCTGCATCGGCACTGATCGCACTGGTACGGCAGGAAGGCCTTTCTGGGTCGCTCTTTGATCCAGCGGAACTCCGGGTGCTCG from Oryzias melastigma strain HK-1 linkage group LG16, ASM292280v2, whole genome shotgun sequence includes the following:
- the LOC112140528 gene encoding trypsin-3 encodes the protein MKFFILLALCAAAYAAPLEDDKIVGGYECRKNSVSYQVSLNVGYHFCGGSLISSTWVVSAAHCYQNRIQVRLGEHNIAVSEGTEQFIDSSKIIRHPNYNSWNLDNDIMLIKLSSPASLNSYVSTVSLPSSCAPAGTSCLISGWGNTSGSGSNYPDRLMCLDAPILSDTSCRNSYPGEITSNMFCAGFLEGGKDSCQGDSGGPVVCNNQLQGIVSWGYGCALKDRPGVYTKVCNYNTWIRDTMSAN